ATAgagattttttattcttaagaAAATCTCATGTTAATTCGGATATTCGTATTGACCATACCTTACATAAAAGTTATTAATGAAATAGTGCTGATGAgtatttatgtataaatatcatattataaTGGGAGACTTTGAACATATATCTAAGTAATCGAGTTTGAATAAATCTCCGCGCAACAATTTCGAGATCCTACACTTGTCGTACGTAAGGAGAAGTCCTCTCTAGGGTAACTTGTGTTTTTTACCcctgtttttcctctgttttctcacTATTTTCGTCAGATTTTTCCCTTCAGTAGTAGTATTCTGCTCTTGATATATCctgagaagcaaaaagaaaggGCAAATAATTGATATCGATGTTATTCTAAAGATAGCAACAAAAAGAGGAAATGTTATTCGGTGCATTTAAATTATACTCTAGTTTTCCGAGTGGGGACTCAAGAGCATGATCATCGACTAGCCATAGACTAAAGTCTTGAAAacgtttcatcttcttgtcgTAACCGATAATGTAGTTATTGTGGACTATGACATGTTTCCCCCTTGTCTCGTTAACCCATGTCTCATTCCTGAAGTACAATCCTCCTGATGGGAAAGCTGATTGCGGAAGCAAGTAGACTTTTACCTGCTCAATAGAAGATCACGAAAGAAATAACATTTGAGTACCAAAAAGTCGTAATCAAACATCCATTAGTATATTAGAGGAGTTAGGAGTAGATAAAATTAGAATCTTAAAGTACCAAAAAGTTTTGGTCTAACTACTAACCGAATCACAATTTAAAACTAACAATAAATCTTACTAAGTCTAGCCAATGATTAGGTAAAGAAAGCTTGTGAAAATTTTAGATAAAGCAAATGTGGAATTTGGAGGAGCAACGTTACATACTTGATTAGCTGTTTTGTGAAGTGCCCGATTAAAAGCAGGCTGATCATGTGGTTTCTTTGCTTGAGTGTTATTCCAAGGTTGAGCTTGAATTTCCTCGACCCATGTCTTCATTAGAAGCTTTCCGCCATCAGTGGAACGCAAGAAAATCATGCAGCTACATACATAAGTAACTCCGCTTCGACTTAGAGGTGGTAAATCATGGGAGTGATTCAAAGGCTTAATCTGGCAgcacaaaaatcaaaccaagaataaaattacataaacaCTAGAATTAAAATGCAAAAGATGCAAATATGTTACGTACCGCAATCATGTCATCCATGAAGTATGCATCGTAGCTTCCTTGTAAATAGTCAAATGGATCTTGTAGCCAGACCATATCAACATCATTGTACATAACATTGTAACCTAGCTCCAAAATGTTTAAGAGATGTTGTGGCCTCCGAGATGTCAGattgaagaaaccctaatataatataataaattaggTAAAACATCGGATTGCAGTATTCAAATTCTTTGCATATATTATCACATTTGGTCTAACTCTTTTATGATGTTAATGTGATAGTTATGAATAGTCATCGactttttggaaaaaattgaagagaGATTAGAAGTATGGGACCTAATATGGGACATACTATTACAGATGTATGATCGGTAACCTCCAACCATAATATCCTATAACACCACTTAGAGACAAAAACACATACTAGCTGGCATGGGATACTATTCTACCCCAAGAATAGTTTGGTCTATGCATGGATAGCGTCTTTGTGGTATAACTTCAAACATATCCCATAAGCGACTATACCATAAAACAGGGGATGCAGAATCATTTTACAATTTATGACCCGAGCAATCGGTATATCCCACGTGTGTCCTTAGCTCgatataataatattcttaAATGTAAGTTAAATCTAGCTAATAAAGATCAAAGATCTATGTAAAGTAGAAAACTAAGTATTTGatctaaattatcaaaaacacaTGTACATAAAAACCCGAGTTTCTAAGCTAgattttaagaatttaaagtTAAGGATATTATTTCAAGCTAGGGTCAGACTTCGGATACGAAAAGGTGAAAACTCTCTCTGTACCTGGGAACCAAATTTGTGTGCGGATTGAGGATCCAACGCCGGAGGAATGAGAACAGCATGACCAGGCCACTTTTCGTTGACTTTGTACAAAGTAGCATAGTCTTCAGCGATCACAAGAACTTTTTCTTGATGTTTCTGTCTAGAAATGCTAATCAACCAGTTGTTAAGAAAAGGCAAGAAAGGGTAGCTAACAGCACAGACGATCACAGTCTCGTTCTTAGCAACAAACTTAACGGCTTGAGCAAGGGAATAGTCGCGCCAGTCGGAGAccgataaagaagaagaaggagaaagagaagaagatgttgtgtTTGGAAACATGAACAAGGAAGATTTTGTCAAAGGTAAGAATACACCGAGGATAACAAAGAGAGCtagaaggagaaggaggatGAGACCGTTACGGTTGAGGAGAGAGATGTGACGGTTTGAGATTGGACGTTGGCTCTGCTGCGCCATGGAAACaaatttggaaagaaaagTTTTCACAAGTTGTTTGATCGGATtcaaaaattggaaaatatgaggaaaagaacaaaaaactaaaaagtcaACGACACTCTTCAGGAATGACAACGTGTAGAGATACTCAATCTAcgttattgttttgtttaaactaTAACAACGTGAAGAGGTAACctacattattatatatgtgtttggTCAGAATTAGTTATCATGTTTTATGTTGTGTAGATCGAATCATAAAGCATTACaatttgatacaaaaaaaaaatgttacaataATCAGTTTTCCGATTTCTTTTACAACTCATCGGAACCCGCATTATTTAATGCATCGGAAATatccattttaaaactttcaaaaatatctTCGTTTGCGCCATTTAGCTTATTTCATTTGACCCATAACTGCTCCACTCGTTGATCATGGATGGGGAGTAGTGGTTTGCCTCCTCTTTGTGGAACGCCTCTCGGACCTTGGCAGTAAGATCAACATCCCAATTAGACtcttattacaaaataatgaaaaagataaCATTAGAGTTCATTATTTAACCCAATTAGATtcttattacaaaataaagaaacaagtaACACTAGAGttcattatttaatttttttaattaacttcAAGTCAAAATCTTACTgcaaaactttgtttttttttcttttttttttggtatcactCGTGCAGATTGACAGAACCATATTTCTTGATCATCTTGCAGTATTGATCCAGATGTCGAATACAAGTTCTTGATGAGTACATCTGTACATGCATCATCTTCAAGTTTTGGATCGGTTTTCCGAAATGACTTTTTAGTTGTACGACACTGACAAAAAAATGTCGTATGGGATTGTAAATGttagtttttgtaaaaatcctttaaaagagaaaacttttATGGTAATAAatgaaatgcaaaaaaaaaatatatatatatatataacaatttttaCATATACAGTTAATCCTTAATCTCtcttaatcatatattttttaaaaaattttgaaatttaaaggaaaaaaataacatcTACATCTACAACTAACATAGttcttttttggataaaatagCTAAGTCACAACCAACAAAGCTAGCAAAAAGATCTACAGCTAAagtgaacatatatataagagatttTACGGCAATAGCTATTTTATAGAGAGATTCTACGCCAAAACGTAATTATGTGTTTTCTGCCAAATTTATTAACAAATGTAGACTTGAGAAATGACAGTATATAATGTtataatttaagtttaacaTATGTTGTGATTATGTTAATGACTAATTTTGAGAAACCAAGATTTATAGATGTCTCTAGCAACCTCAAACTGAACCATTTAATATGTATCACTTTCAATATTTcgaattgtttttcttccatcGAACATTATATTTGTCTACTGAAATATTCattgaatatattttggtCATTGACCGACTAATTTCGTAAGAAATCAATTCtacaatattttcttttgactatatatctataaggaaataaattgaaagttcatgttcctttttattttttaccaGAAAAATTACCTTTTTACATAtgtttgtgttatatatataatcagtCATCTAAGCTAGAAAAATTCATTAAACCAATCTTAAGAacaaatatcataaaaatggCCATAACCATGAGAACTTTAGTGGCATTTGTTTTCACTATCTTTTTCATCATATCTTTTGTTCACAGTCGTACAACAACTTCAGGTGCTGCTTTATTTTTATACCTCACTTTTTAATTATgggtttaatttgattttgttgatataattaattaatgtgcATATTGGTTTAAtgatttattgtttaattataaacaGGTTATGGAATGTTATTTGACTCCGTGGCTTGCGAGGGAGGATTTGAATATTGTCCTCGTGGTGGTGGGAACGACAAGTGCACTACCTTTTGTAGAAGCTTGCcaaacaaatatgattttggCGTATGTGATAAGATCTACGCATGTTGCTGtcatataaatgtttaaaagataaatatgtGTCCAAGATGAATTAATCTAATCAAATGTATCGGTATTTCCTTCAATAATAAACATGCAAAAGTTTTAAGACTTAATATATATTCGTCTGCTAGTCATCTTGCAAAATTCCCCAAGTCCAATATGAAATCTTATATCCTATCAACAGCTTCGTCTGTCTTATTGGTTAACGGATAGCTATTTAACCACAACACCGGTCAATCATTACCTTTCCCGATTATGAAGATACCTTGCCATGTGAGCTGAGGAGCTATTTGGAATATGATCTGACTGAAACACAATTCGAGGTATTATTGTCTCTGGGTACTTTTCCCTATTGAAGAGGTTATGCTtatcaaaactttgaagagAAAACCATCATGGAGGAATGGTAGAGCCTGGAAAGTTTgaagttaaaattaaataattaaagaaatcaaagaattgGATCTATgtcaaattaacaaaattcgTATTATTATTGGTACATATTTTTGAGTAAGAAGGAGAATGAATGTATAGACGTAATGAACATGTCAAACGTTGTTGAGGATATGTGCTAATACTAGTCAGCTGTGATGATAATGAgtctttttagttttgaaaacgTCAAATCTTAGGGGATGAGTTTCAACGCATGTAACCAGAGAGGTCGGACAAGCATACCGAACCGGAGATCGATACTTGAGTTTGTGTCTTTGATTAGTTATTTTTACGTAGTTGATTAAATACGAATCTgagctgaaaaaaaaatatatatatataccaaaacgtccatattaaatt
This sequence is a window from Arabidopsis thaliana chromosome 1 sequence. Protein-coding genes within it:
- the RGXT3 gene encoding RhamnoGalacturonan specific Xylosyltransferase 1 (RhamnoGalacturonan specific Xylosyltransferase 1 (RXGT1); FUNCTIONS IN: UDP-xylosyltransferase activity; INVOLVED IN: biological_process unknown; LOCATED IN: endoplasmic reticulum; EXPRESSED IN: rosette leaf, fruit distal end, cauline leaf, fruit proximal end, socket cell; CONTAINS InterPro DOMAIN/s: Reticulon (InterPro:IPR003388), Nucleotide-diphospho-sugar transferase, predicted (InterPro:IPR005069); BEST Arabidopsis thaliana protein match is: Nucleotide-diphospho-sugar transferase family protein (TAIR:AT4G01220.1); Has 348 Blast hits to 344 proteins in 31 species: Archae - 0; Bacteria - 0; Metazoa - 2; Fungi - 0; Plants - 314; Viruses - 0; Other Eukaryotes - 32 (source: NCBI BLink).); the protein is MAQQSQRPISNRHISLLNRNGLILLLLLALFVILGVFLPLTKSSLFMFPNTTSSSLSPSSSLSVSDWRDYSLAQAVKFVAKNETVIVCAVSYPFLPFLNNWLISISRQKHQEKVLVIAEDYATLYKVNEKWPGHAVLIPPALDPQSAHKFGSQGFFNLTSRRPQHLLNILELGYNVMYNDVDMVWLQDPFDYLQGSYDAYFMDDMIAIKPLNHSHDLPPLSRSGVTYVCSCMIFLRSTDGGKLLMKTWVEEIQAQPWNNTQAKKPHDQPAFNRALHKTANQVKVYLLPQSAFPSGGLYFRNETWVNETRGKHVIVHNNYIIGYDKKMKRFQDFSLWLVDDHALESPLGKLEIYQEQNTTTEGKNLTKIVRKQRKNRGKKHKLP
- the RGXT3 gene encoding RhamnoGalacturonan specific Xylosyltransferase 1; the protein is MAQQSQRPISNRHISLLNRNGLILLLLLALFVILGVFLPLTKSSLFMFPNTTSSSLSPSSSLSVSDWRDYSLAQAVKFVAKNETVIVCAVSYPFLPFLNNWLISISRQKHQEKVLVIAEDYATLYKVNEKWPGHAVLIPPALDPQSAHKFGSQGFFNLTSRRPQHLLNILELGYNVMYNDVDMVWLQDPFDYLQGSYDAYFMDDMIAIKPLNHSHDLPPLSRSGVTYVCSCMIFLRSTDGGKLLMKTWVEEIQAQPWNNTQAKKPHDQPAFNRALHKTANQVKVYLLPQSAFPSGGLYFRNETWVNETRGKHVIVHNNYIIGYDKKMKRFQDFSLWLVDDHALESPLGKLEYNLNAPNNISSFCCYL
- a CDS encoding defensin-like protein (LOCATED IN: endomembrane system; BEST Arabidopsis thaliana protein match is: Molecular chaperone Hsp40/DnaJ family protein (TAIR:AT1G15757.1); Has 35333 Blast hits to 34131 proteins in 2444 species: Archae - 798; Bacteria - 22429; Metazoa - 974; Fungi - 991; Plants - 531; Viruses - 0; Other Eukaryotes - 9610 (source: NCBI BLink).), which produces MAITMRTLVAFVFTIFFIISFVHSRTTTSGYGMLFDSVACEGGFEYCPRGGGNDKCTTFCRSLPNKYDFGVCDKIYACCCHINV